In Canis lupus baileyi chromosome 15, mCanLup2.hap1, whole genome shotgun sequence, one genomic interval encodes:
- the SMARCD3 gene encoding SWI/SNF-related matrix-associated actin-dependent regulator of chromatin subfamily D member 3 isoform X1, giving the protein MAADEVAGGARKATKSKLFEFLVHGVRPGMPSGARMPHQGAPMGPPGSPYMGSPAVRPGLAPAGMEPARKRAAPPPGQSQAQSQGQPVPTAPARSRSAKRRKMADKILPQRIRELVPESQAYMDLLAFERKLDQTIMRKRVDIQEALKRPMKQKRKLRLYISNTFNPAKPDAEDSDGSIASWELRVEGKLLDDVRPGPAPPTPDSSCPHGPCPAPTVPVPLPQPSKQKRKFSSFFKSLVIELDKDLYGPDNHLVEWHRTPTTQETDGFQVKRPGDLSVRCTLLLMLDYQPPQFKLDPRLARLLGLHTQSRSAIVQALWQYVKTNRLQDSHDKEYINGDKYFQQIFDCPRLKFSEIPQRLTALLLPPDPIVINHVISVDPSDQKKTACYDIDVEVEEPLKGQMSSFLLSTANQQEISALDSKIHETIESINQLKIQRDFMLSFSRDPKGYIQDLLRSQSRDLKVMTDVAGNPEEERRAEFYHQPWSQEAVSRYFYCKIQQRRQELEQSLVVRNT; this is encoded by the exons ATGGCCGCGGACGAAGTTGCCGGAGGGGCGCGCAAAGCCACGAAAAGCAAACTTTTTGAGTTTCTGGTCCATGGGGTG cgccCCGGGATGCCGTCTGGAGCCCGGATGCCCCACCAGGGGGCGCCCATGGGCCCCCCGGGCTCCCCGTACATGGGCAGCCCCGCCGTGCGACCCGGCCTGGCCCCCGCGGGCATGGAGCCCGCCCGCAAGCGAGCAGCGCCCCCGCCCGGCCAGAGCCAGGCCCAGAGCCAGGGCCAGCCGGTGCCCACCGCCCCCGCGCGGAGCCGCAG tgCCAAGAGGAGGAAGATGGCTGACAAAATCCTCCCTCAAAGG ATCCGGGAGCTGGTCCCCGAGTCCCAGGCTTATATGGACCTGCTGGCGTTTGAGAGGAAACTGGATCAAACCATCATGCGGAAGCGGGTGGACATCCAGGAGGCTCTGAAGAGGCCAATGAAG CAAAAGCGGAAGCTGCGTCTTTATATCTCCAATACTTTTAACCCTGCGAAGCCTGATGCTGAAGATTCCGATGGCAGCATTGCCTCCTGGGAGCTGCGGGTGGAGGGGAAGCTCCTGGATGACGTACGTCCTGGCCCAG CCCCACCCACTCCCGACTCATCCTGCCCCCACGGTCCCTGTCCTGCCCCCACggtccctgtccctctcccacaGCCCAGCAAGCAGAAGCGGAagttctcttccttcttcaaGAGTTTGGTCATTGAACTGGACAAAGACCTTTATGGCCCCGACAACCACCTAGTCGAG TGGCACCGAACACCCACAACCCAGGAGACGGATGGGTTCCAGGTGAAGAGGCCAGGGGACCTGAGTGTACGCTGCACACTGCTTCTCATGCTGGACTACCAG CCTCCCCAATTCAAACTGGATCCTCGCCTGGCTCGGCTGTTGGGATTGCACACACAGAGCCGCTCAGCCATTGTGCAGGCCCTGTGGCAGTATGTGAAGACCAACAGGCTGCAGGATTCGCATGATAAGGAATACATCAATGGGGACAAATACTTCCAGCAG ATTTTTGATTGCCCACGGCTGAAGTTTTCTGAGATTCCCCAGCGCCTCACAGCTCTGCTGCTGCCCCCTGACCCAATTGTCATCAACCACGTCATCAG CGTGGACCCGTCGGACCAGAAGAAGACGGCGTGCTATGATATTGACGTGGAGGTGGAGGAGCCACTGAAGGGACAGATGAGCAGCTTCCTCCTGTCCACAGCCAACCAGCAGGAGATCAGCGCTCTGGACAGTAAG ATCCATGAGACGATTGAGTCCATAAACCAGCTCAAGATCCAGAGGGACTTCATGCTAAGCTTCTCCAGAGACCCCAAAGGCTACATCCAAGACCTGCTCCGCTCCCAGAGCCGGGACCTCAAG GTGATGACAGATGTGGCAGGCAACCCTGAGGAGGAGCGCCGGGCTGAGTTTTACCACCAGCCCTGGTCCCAGGAAGCTGTCAGCCGCTATTTCTACTGCAAG ATCCAGCAGCGCAGGCAGGAGTTGGAGCAGTCGCTGGTTGTGCGCAACACCTAG
- the CHPF2 gene encoding chondroitin sulfate glucuronyltransferase isoform X2, with protein sequence MLTLYSCWTMLVWNLYLPGSRTRYIQTELGSRERLLVAVLTSRATLSTLAVAVNRTVAHHFPRLLYFTGQRGARTPAGMQVVSHGDERPAWLMSETLRHLHTHFGADYDWFFIMQDDTYVQAPRLAALAGHLSINQDLYLGRAEEFIGAGEQARYCHGGFGYLLSRSLLLRLRPHLDGCRGDILSARPDEWLGRCLIDSLGIGCVSQHQGQQYRSFELAKNRDPEKEGSSAFLSAFAVHPVSEGTLMYKLHKRFSALELERAYGEIEQLQAQIQNLTMLTPEGEAGLSWPIGLPAPFTPHSRFEVLGWDYFTEQHTFSCADGSPKCPLQGANRADVGDAVETALEQLNRRYQPRLRFQKQRLLNGYRRFDPARGMEYTLDLLLEAVTQRGHRRALARRVSLLRPLSRVEILPMPYVTEATRVQLVLPLLAAEATAALAFLEAFAAGVLEPREHALLTLLLVYGPREGGRGAPDPFLGVKAAAAELERRYPGTRLAWLAVRAEAPSQVRLMDVVSKKHPVDTLFFLTTVWTRPGPEVLNRCRMNAISGWQAFFPVHFQEFNPALAPQRSPPGPPGAGADPPSPPGADPSRGAPVGGRFDRQASAEGCFYNADYLAARARLAGELAGQEEEEALEGLEVMDVFLRFSGLHLFRAVEPGLVQKFALRDCSPRLSEELYHRCRLSNLEGLGGRAQLAMALFEQEQANST encoded by the exons ATGCTCACATTATATTCCTGTTGGACAATGCTGGTCTGGAACCTGTACCTTCCAGGGTCAAG GACTCGGTATATCCAGACAGAGCTGGGCTCTCGGGAGCGGTTGCTGGTGGCTGTGCTGACTTCCAGGGCTACCCTATCCACTCTGGCTGTGGCTGTCAACCGTACTGTGGCCCACCACTTCCCTCGATTACTGTACTTCACGGGGCAGCGAGGAGCCCGGACTCCTGCAGGGATGCAGGTGGTATCTCACGGGGATGAACGGCCAGCCTGGCTCATGTCAGAGACCCTGCGCCACCTCCACACACACTTTGGGGCCGACTACGACTGGTTCTTCATCATGCAGGATGACACGTATGTACAGGCCCCCCGCCTGGCAGCCCTTGCAGGCCATCTCAGCATCAACCAAGACCTGTACTTGGGCCGAGCAGAGGAGTTTATTGGCGCAGGCGAGCAGGCCCGGTACTGCCATGGGGGCTTTGGCTACCTGTTGTCACGGAGTCTCCTGCTTCGATTGCGGCCACATCTGGATGGCTGCCGAGGAGACATTCTCAGTGCCCGTCCTGATGAGTGGCTTGGCCGCTGCCTCATCGACTCTCTGGGCATCGGCTGTGTCTCACAGCACCAG GGGCAGCAGTATCGTTCATTTGAACTGGCCAAAAATAGGGACCCTGAGAAGGAGGGGAGCTCGGCTTTCTTGAGTGCCTTTGCAGTGCACCCCGTCTCCGAGGGAACCCTCATGTACAAGCTCCATAAACGCTTCAGCGCTCTGGAGCTGGAGCGAGCGTACGGCGAGATAGAACAACTGCAG GCTCAGatccagaacctgaccatgctgacCCCCGAGGGCGAGGCAGGGCTGAGCTGGCCCATTGGGCTCCCAGCCCCTTTCACACCACACTCCCGATTTGAGGTGCTGGGCTGGGACTACTTCACAGAGCAGCATACCTTCTCCTGTGCAGATGGGTCCCCCAAGTGCCCACTGCAGGGGGCCAACAGGGCCGATGTGGGTGACGCTGTGGAGACTGCTCTGGAGCAGCTAAACCGGCGCTACCAGCCCCGCCTGCGCTTTCAGAAGCAGCGGCTGCTCAATGGCTATCGGCGCTTCGACCCGGCACGGGGCATGGAGTACACCCTGGACCTCCTGCTGGAAGCCGTGACGCAGCGCGGGCACCGGCGGGCCCTGGCGCGCAGGGTCAGCCTGCTGCGACCGCTGAGCCGGGTGGAGATCCTGCCCATGCCCTACGTCACCGAGGCCACCCGTGTGCAGCTAGTGCTGCCGCTCCTGGCAGCCGAAGCCACTGCGGCCCTTGCTTTCCTGGAGGCCTTTGCAGCCGGTGTTCTGGAGCCTCGAGAGCACGCTCTGCTTACCCTGTTGCTGGTCTATGGACCTCGGGAAGGTGGCCGAGGGGCCCCAGACCCATTCCTGGGGGTGAAGGCAGCAGCGGCTGAGTTAGAGCGACGGTACCCTGGGACCAGGCTGGCCTGGCTCGCTGTGCGCGCAGAGGCCCCTTCCCAGGTGCGGCTCATGGACGTGGTCTCCAAGAAGCACCCCGTGGATACGCTTTTCTTCCTCACCACCGTGTGGACCAGGCCTGGGCCCGAAGTCCTCAACCGCTGCCGGATGAATGCCATCTCGGGCTGGCAGGCCTTCTTCCCAGTGCATTTCCAGGAGTTCAACCCTGCCCTGGCACCACAGAGAtctcccccagggcccccaggagcTGGTGCTGACCCCCCGTCCCCTCCTGGTGCCGACCCTTCCCGGGGGGCTCCTGTAGGAGGCAGGTTTGACCGACAGGCTTCTGCGGAGGGCTGCTTCTACAATGCCGACTACCTGGCGGCCCGGGCCCGGCTGGCTGGTGAACTGGCAggccaggaagaggaggaagcccTGGAGGGGCTGGAGGTGATGGATGTTTTCCTCCGGTTCTCAGGGCTCCACCTCTTCCGGGCCGTGGAGCCAGGGCTGGTGCAGAAGTTCGCCCTGCGTGACTGTAGCCCACGGCTCAGCGAGGAGCTCTACCACCGCTGCCGCCTCAGCAacctggaggggctggggggccgggccCAGCTGGCCATGGCGCTGTTTGAGCAGGAGCAGGCCAACAGCACGTAG
- the SMARCD3 gene encoding SWI/SNF-related matrix-associated actin-dependent regulator of chromatin subfamily D member 3 isoform X3, with protein MAADEVAGGARKATKSKLFEFLVHGVRPGMPSGARMPHQGAPMGPPGSPYMGSPAVRPGLAPAGMEPARKRAAPPPGQSQAQSQGQPVPTAPARSRSAKRRKMADKILPQRIRELVPESQAYMDLLAFERKLDQTIMRKRVDIQEALKRPMKQKRKLRLYISNTFNPAKPDAEDSDGSIASWELRVEGKLLDDPSKQKRKFSSFFKSLVIELDKDLYGPDNHLVEWHRTPTTQETDGFQVKRPGDLSVRCTLLLMLDYQPPQFKLDPRLARLLGLHTQSRSAIVQALWQYVKTNRLQDSHDKEYINGDKYFQQIFDCPRLKFSEIPQRLTALLLPPDPIVINHVISVDPSDQKKTACYDIDVEVEEPLKGQMSSFLLSTANQQEISALDSKIHETIESINQLKIQRDFMLSFSRDPKGYIQDLLRSQSRDLKVMTDVAGNPEEERRAEFYHQPWSQEAVSRYFYCKIQQRRQELEQSLVVRNT; from the exons ATGGCCGCGGACGAAGTTGCCGGAGGGGCGCGCAAAGCCACGAAAAGCAAACTTTTTGAGTTTCTGGTCCATGGGGTG cgccCCGGGATGCCGTCTGGAGCCCGGATGCCCCACCAGGGGGCGCCCATGGGCCCCCCGGGCTCCCCGTACATGGGCAGCCCCGCCGTGCGACCCGGCCTGGCCCCCGCGGGCATGGAGCCCGCCCGCAAGCGAGCAGCGCCCCCGCCCGGCCAGAGCCAGGCCCAGAGCCAGGGCCAGCCGGTGCCCACCGCCCCCGCGCGGAGCCGCAG tgCCAAGAGGAGGAAGATGGCTGACAAAATCCTCCCTCAAAGG ATCCGGGAGCTGGTCCCCGAGTCCCAGGCTTATATGGACCTGCTGGCGTTTGAGAGGAAACTGGATCAAACCATCATGCGGAAGCGGGTGGACATCCAGGAGGCTCTGAAGAGGCCAATGAAG CAAAAGCGGAAGCTGCGTCTTTATATCTCCAATACTTTTAACCCTGCGAAGCCTGATGCTGAAGATTCCGATGGCAGCATTGCCTCCTGGGAGCTGCGGGTGGAGGGGAAGCTCCTGGATGAC CCCAGCAAGCAGAAGCGGAagttctcttccttcttcaaGAGTTTGGTCATTGAACTGGACAAAGACCTTTATGGCCCCGACAACCACCTAGTCGAG TGGCACCGAACACCCACAACCCAGGAGACGGATGGGTTCCAGGTGAAGAGGCCAGGGGACCTGAGTGTACGCTGCACACTGCTTCTCATGCTGGACTACCAG CCTCCCCAATTCAAACTGGATCCTCGCCTGGCTCGGCTGTTGGGATTGCACACACAGAGCCGCTCAGCCATTGTGCAGGCCCTGTGGCAGTATGTGAAGACCAACAGGCTGCAGGATTCGCATGATAAGGAATACATCAATGGGGACAAATACTTCCAGCAG ATTTTTGATTGCCCACGGCTGAAGTTTTCTGAGATTCCCCAGCGCCTCACAGCTCTGCTGCTGCCCCCTGACCCAATTGTCATCAACCACGTCATCAG CGTGGACCCGTCGGACCAGAAGAAGACGGCGTGCTATGATATTGACGTGGAGGTGGAGGAGCCACTGAAGGGACAGATGAGCAGCTTCCTCCTGTCCACAGCCAACCAGCAGGAGATCAGCGCTCTGGACAGTAAG ATCCATGAGACGATTGAGTCCATAAACCAGCTCAAGATCCAGAGGGACTTCATGCTAAGCTTCTCCAGAGACCCCAAAGGCTACATCCAAGACCTGCTCCGCTCCCAGAGCCGGGACCTCAAG GTGATGACAGATGTGGCAGGCAACCCTGAGGAGGAGCGCCGGGCTGAGTTTTACCACCAGCCCTGGTCCCAGGAAGCTGTCAGCCGCTATTTCTACTGCAAG ATCCAGCAGCGCAGGCAGGAGTTGGAGCAGTCGCTGGTTGTGCGCAACACCTAG
- the CHPF2 gene encoding chondroitin sulfate glucuronyltransferase isoform X1 yields the protein MHMAGPTTMRLSSLLALLRPALPLILGLSLGCSLSLLRVSWIQGEGEDPCVEAVREPGVPHNPDSRTGLDQSDEDFKPRIVPYYRDPNKPYKKVLRTRYIQTELGSRERLLVAVLTSRATLSTLAVAVNRTVAHHFPRLLYFTGQRGARTPAGMQVVSHGDERPAWLMSETLRHLHTHFGADYDWFFIMQDDTYVQAPRLAALAGHLSINQDLYLGRAEEFIGAGEQARYCHGGFGYLLSRSLLLRLRPHLDGCRGDILSARPDEWLGRCLIDSLGIGCVSQHQGQQYRSFELAKNRDPEKEGSSAFLSAFAVHPVSEGTLMYKLHKRFSALELERAYGEIEQLQAQIQNLTMLTPEGEAGLSWPIGLPAPFTPHSRFEVLGWDYFTEQHTFSCADGSPKCPLQGANRADVGDAVETALEQLNRRYQPRLRFQKQRLLNGYRRFDPARGMEYTLDLLLEAVTQRGHRRALARRVSLLRPLSRVEILPMPYVTEATRVQLVLPLLAAEATAALAFLEAFAAGVLEPREHALLTLLLVYGPREGGRGAPDPFLGVKAAAAELERRYPGTRLAWLAVRAEAPSQVRLMDVVSKKHPVDTLFFLTTVWTRPGPEVLNRCRMNAISGWQAFFPVHFQEFNPALAPQRSPPGPPGAGADPPSPPGADPSRGAPVGGRFDRQASAEGCFYNADYLAARARLAGELAGQEEEEALEGLEVMDVFLRFSGLHLFRAVEPGLVQKFALRDCSPRLSEELYHRCRLSNLEGLGGRAQLAMALFEQEQANST from the exons ATGCACATGGCAGGGCCTACCACCATGCGACTGAGCTCCCTGTTGGCTCTGCTGCGACCAGCACTGCCCCTCATCCTAGGGCTGTCTCTGGGATGCAGCCTGAGCCTCTTGCGGGTTTCCTGGATCCAGGGTGAGGGAGAAGATCCTTGTGTAGAGGCTGTGAGAGAACCAGGAGTGCCACATAATCCAGACTCAAGAACTGGACTCGACCAAAGTGATGAAGACTTCAAACCCCGGATTGTCCCTTACTACAGGGATCCCAACAAGCCCTATAAGAAGGTGCTCAG GACTCGGTATATCCAGACAGAGCTGGGCTCTCGGGAGCGGTTGCTGGTGGCTGTGCTGACTTCCAGGGCTACCCTATCCACTCTGGCTGTGGCTGTCAACCGTACTGTGGCCCACCACTTCCCTCGATTACTGTACTTCACGGGGCAGCGAGGAGCCCGGACTCCTGCAGGGATGCAGGTGGTATCTCACGGGGATGAACGGCCAGCCTGGCTCATGTCAGAGACCCTGCGCCACCTCCACACACACTTTGGGGCCGACTACGACTGGTTCTTCATCATGCAGGATGACACGTATGTACAGGCCCCCCGCCTGGCAGCCCTTGCAGGCCATCTCAGCATCAACCAAGACCTGTACTTGGGCCGAGCAGAGGAGTTTATTGGCGCAGGCGAGCAGGCCCGGTACTGCCATGGGGGCTTTGGCTACCTGTTGTCACGGAGTCTCCTGCTTCGATTGCGGCCACATCTGGATGGCTGCCGAGGAGACATTCTCAGTGCCCGTCCTGATGAGTGGCTTGGCCGCTGCCTCATCGACTCTCTGGGCATCGGCTGTGTCTCACAGCACCAG GGGCAGCAGTATCGTTCATTTGAACTGGCCAAAAATAGGGACCCTGAGAAGGAGGGGAGCTCGGCTTTCTTGAGTGCCTTTGCAGTGCACCCCGTCTCCGAGGGAACCCTCATGTACAAGCTCCATAAACGCTTCAGCGCTCTGGAGCTGGAGCGAGCGTACGGCGAGATAGAACAACTGCAG GCTCAGatccagaacctgaccatgctgacCCCCGAGGGCGAGGCAGGGCTGAGCTGGCCCATTGGGCTCCCAGCCCCTTTCACACCACACTCCCGATTTGAGGTGCTGGGCTGGGACTACTTCACAGAGCAGCATACCTTCTCCTGTGCAGATGGGTCCCCCAAGTGCCCACTGCAGGGGGCCAACAGGGCCGATGTGGGTGACGCTGTGGAGACTGCTCTGGAGCAGCTAAACCGGCGCTACCAGCCCCGCCTGCGCTTTCAGAAGCAGCGGCTGCTCAATGGCTATCGGCGCTTCGACCCGGCACGGGGCATGGAGTACACCCTGGACCTCCTGCTGGAAGCCGTGACGCAGCGCGGGCACCGGCGGGCCCTGGCGCGCAGGGTCAGCCTGCTGCGACCGCTGAGCCGGGTGGAGATCCTGCCCATGCCCTACGTCACCGAGGCCACCCGTGTGCAGCTAGTGCTGCCGCTCCTGGCAGCCGAAGCCACTGCGGCCCTTGCTTTCCTGGAGGCCTTTGCAGCCGGTGTTCTGGAGCCTCGAGAGCACGCTCTGCTTACCCTGTTGCTGGTCTATGGACCTCGGGAAGGTGGCCGAGGGGCCCCAGACCCATTCCTGGGGGTGAAGGCAGCAGCGGCTGAGTTAGAGCGACGGTACCCTGGGACCAGGCTGGCCTGGCTCGCTGTGCGCGCAGAGGCCCCTTCCCAGGTGCGGCTCATGGACGTGGTCTCCAAGAAGCACCCCGTGGATACGCTTTTCTTCCTCACCACCGTGTGGACCAGGCCTGGGCCCGAAGTCCTCAACCGCTGCCGGATGAATGCCATCTCGGGCTGGCAGGCCTTCTTCCCAGTGCATTTCCAGGAGTTCAACCCTGCCCTGGCACCACAGAGAtctcccccagggcccccaggagcTGGTGCTGACCCCCCGTCCCCTCCTGGTGCCGACCCTTCCCGGGGGGCTCCTGTAGGAGGCAGGTTTGACCGACAGGCTTCTGCGGAGGGCTGCTTCTACAATGCCGACTACCTGGCGGCCCGGGCCCGGCTGGCTGGTGAACTGGCAggccaggaagaggaggaagcccTGGAGGGGCTGGAGGTGATGGATGTTTTCCTCCGGTTCTCAGGGCTCCACCTCTTCCGGGCCGTGGAGCCAGGGCTGGTGCAGAAGTTCGCCCTGCGTGACTGTAGCCCACGGCTCAGCGAGGAGCTCTACCACCGCTGCCGCCTCAGCAacctggaggggctggggggccgggccCAGCTGGCCATGGCGCTGTTTGAGCAGGAGCAGGCCAACAGCACGTAG
- the SMARCD3 gene encoding SWI/SNF-related matrix-associated actin-dependent regulator of chromatin subfamily D member 3 isoform X2 codes for MTPGLQHPPAVVQRPGMPSGARMPHQGAPMGPPGSPYMGSPAVRPGLAPAGMEPARKRAAPPPGQSQAQSQGQPVPTAPARSRSAKRRKMADKILPQRIRELVPESQAYMDLLAFERKLDQTIMRKRVDIQEALKRPMKQKRKLRLYISNTFNPAKPDAEDSDGSIASWELRVEGKLLDDVRPGPAPPTPDSSCPHGPCPAPTVPVPLPQPSKQKRKFSSFFKSLVIELDKDLYGPDNHLVEWHRTPTTQETDGFQVKRPGDLSVRCTLLLMLDYQPPQFKLDPRLARLLGLHTQSRSAIVQALWQYVKTNRLQDSHDKEYINGDKYFQQIFDCPRLKFSEIPQRLTALLLPPDPIVINHVISVDPSDQKKTACYDIDVEVEEPLKGQMSSFLLSTANQQEISALDSKIHETIESINQLKIQRDFMLSFSRDPKGYIQDLLRSQSRDLKVMTDVAGNPEEERRAEFYHQPWSQEAVSRYFYCKIQQRRQELEQSLVVRNT; via the exons cgccCCGGGATGCCGTCTGGAGCCCGGATGCCCCACCAGGGGGCGCCCATGGGCCCCCCGGGCTCCCCGTACATGGGCAGCCCCGCCGTGCGACCCGGCCTGGCCCCCGCGGGCATGGAGCCCGCCCGCAAGCGAGCAGCGCCCCCGCCCGGCCAGAGCCAGGCCCAGAGCCAGGGCCAGCCGGTGCCCACCGCCCCCGCGCGGAGCCGCAG tgCCAAGAGGAGGAAGATGGCTGACAAAATCCTCCCTCAAAGG ATCCGGGAGCTGGTCCCCGAGTCCCAGGCTTATATGGACCTGCTGGCGTTTGAGAGGAAACTGGATCAAACCATCATGCGGAAGCGGGTGGACATCCAGGAGGCTCTGAAGAGGCCAATGAAG CAAAAGCGGAAGCTGCGTCTTTATATCTCCAATACTTTTAACCCTGCGAAGCCTGATGCTGAAGATTCCGATGGCAGCATTGCCTCCTGGGAGCTGCGGGTGGAGGGGAAGCTCCTGGATGACGTACGTCCTGGCCCAG CCCCACCCACTCCCGACTCATCCTGCCCCCACGGTCCCTGTCCTGCCCCCACggtccctgtccctctcccacaGCCCAGCAAGCAGAAGCGGAagttctcttccttcttcaaGAGTTTGGTCATTGAACTGGACAAAGACCTTTATGGCCCCGACAACCACCTAGTCGAG TGGCACCGAACACCCACAACCCAGGAGACGGATGGGTTCCAGGTGAAGAGGCCAGGGGACCTGAGTGTACGCTGCACACTGCTTCTCATGCTGGACTACCAG CCTCCCCAATTCAAACTGGATCCTCGCCTGGCTCGGCTGTTGGGATTGCACACACAGAGCCGCTCAGCCATTGTGCAGGCCCTGTGGCAGTATGTGAAGACCAACAGGCTGCAGGATTCGCATGATAAGGAATACATCAATGGGGACAAATACTTCCAGCAG ATTTTTGATTGCCCACGGCTGAAGTTTTCTGAGATTCCCCAGCGCCTCACAGCTCTGCTGCTGCCCCCTGACCCAATTGTCATCAACCACGTCATCAG CGTGGACCCGTCGGACCAGAAGAAGACGGCGTGCTATGATATTGACGTGGAGGTGGAGGAGCCACTGAAGGGACAGATGAGCAGCTTCCTCCTGTCCACAGCCAACCAGCAGGAGATCAGCGCTCTGGACAGTAAG ATCCATGAGACGATTGAGTCCATAAACCAGCTCAAGATCCAGAGGGACTTCATGCTAAGCTTCTCCAGAGACCCCAAAGGCTACATCCAAGACCTGCTCCGCTCCCAGAGCCGGGACCTCAAG GTGATGACAGATGTGGCAGGCAACCCTGAGGAGGAGCGCCGGGCTGAGTTTTACCACCAGCCCTGGTCCCAGGAAGCTGTCAGCCGCTATTTCTACTGCAAG ATCCAGCAGCGCAGGCAGGAGTTGGAGCAGTCGCTGGTTGTGCGCAACACCTAG